One Yimella lutea DNA window includes the following coding sequences:
- a CDS encoding ImmA/IrrE family metallo-endopeptidase, whose amino-acid sequence MSMHVDGVSVLRASRPAPGGGVPGDRQRFTLAHELGHVTMHATWPPPGTAEQAKAIEKQAHRFAGAFLLPGDAFLSDLEALGGRVTLTTLANLKGRWGVAIKAMVVRLQNLGRIDADQARSLYKQISARGWNKNEPVTVGNERAVWMKQALERRFLGDADALSAAVQQCGLGRSYFESWVSWEPLSSLDADVLDLSARRRSGALPKGSRDRR is encoded by the coding sequence ATGTCGATGCACGTCGACGGGGTCTCAGTTCTGAGGGCGAGCCGTCCGGCGCCGGGCGGTGGCGTCCCAGGAGACCGCCAGCGCTTCACCCTCGCCCACGAGCTCGGCCACGTCACTATGCACGCCACCTGGCCTCCGCCTGGCACAGCTGAGCAGGCCAAGGCGATTGAGAAGCAGGCTCATCGCTTCGCCGGCGCGTTCCTTCTCCCTGGGGACGCGTTCCTTAGTGACCTAGAGGCTTTGGGTGGTCGAGTCACGCTCACTACCCTCGCCAATCTCAAGGGCCGGTGGGGCGTCGCCATCAAGGCGATGGTGGTGCGACTTCAGAACCTGGGCCGCATCGACGCCGATCAGGCCCGCAGCTTGTACAAGCAGATATCCGCAAGAGGCTGGAACAAGAACGAGCCCGTGACAGTCGGCAACGAGCGCGCCGTGTGGATGAAGCAGGCGCTTGAGCGGCGATTCCTAGGTGACGCCGACGCTCTGAGCGCGGCGGTACAGCAGTGCGGTCTGGGACGCTCTTACTTCGAGAGTTGGGTGTCATGGGAACCACTGTCGAGCCTCGATGCCGACGTGCTCGACCTGTCGGCCCGGCGACGATCCGGAGCGCTTCCCAAGGGGAGCCGAGACCGGCGATGA
- a CDS encoding ATP-dependent nuclease, with product MRFSQLRLSNFQSFGPGPTAIELEDVTYVLGPNGAGKTAVLEALSRLFSPILAQRKIRVEDFHVPVDRTAREVHAEQPRLWLEVDIEFREADSDDVHASVPPNFSHMTIQSENAVPQVRVRLTAVLAADGEIDEKIEYVLAVDEDDEPTSCADMSRYDRGHIEVHYLPARRDPADHISYTTASLIGRTLRAADWSTERDSLNDLMADVTDVLVGNAAVARIGTQLAEEWAGLHTGSFFADPSIAFGRGELEGVLRQLTVTFSPSHHEAPLPFERLSDGQKSLLYISMVLAWQGLARQVLAGKEPSLDPDRLRPPVHTLIALEEPENSLAPQYLGRIIRQLRGACEEGDVQALIATHTPALLRRVHPESICFLRLDAQRETAVRRIILPDDDEDAAKYVREAVQAYPELYFSRLVVLGEGDSEQVVLPRVLAASGVAEDDASVSVVPLGGRHVNHFWRLLNGLEIPFVTLLDLDSGRFHGGWGRVRNALRQVNKINATPPFKEEAISALPKWNDDTDFPKLDDPKYEAGRGPVAALERRGVFFSAPLDLDLMMLEAYPDAYEVEESTPDESTIVAVLGKSHVNEDRLGDDLLDLFDDYHAKFDLASKPATHLAALSRLTDEELLNGLPDVLARLVEQVEAKLAELPE from the coding sequence ATGAGGTTTTCTCAGCTCCGTCTCAGCAACTTCCAGTCGTTCGGTCCTGGACCGACCGCGATCGAGCTCGAGGACGTCACTTATGTCCTAGGGCCTAACGGAGCAGGCAAGACAGCGGTCTTGGAAGCGCTCTCGCGACTCTTTAGCCCGATTCTCGCGCAGCGCAAGATCCGAGTTGAGGACTTCCACGTGCCAGTCGACCGGACGGCTCGCGAGGTTCACGCCGAGCAGCCCAGACTGTGGCTTGAGGTTGACATCGAGTTTCGCGAGGCAGACAGCGACGATGTGCACGCATCCGTTCCGCCGAACTTCTCGCACATGACGATCCAGAGCGAGAACGCTGTTCCTCAGGTGCGAGTCCGCCTGACCGCGGTCCTCGCAGCGGATGGCGAGATCGACGAGAAGATCGAGTACGTCCTAGCTGTCGACGAGGACGACGAGCCAACAAGCTGTGCGGACATGTCGCGATACGACCGCGGCCACATCGAGGTCCACTATCTTCCGGCGCGCCGGGACCCCGCCGACCACATCTCATACACGACCGCATCGCTCATAGGCCGCACCCTTCGGGCGGCCGACTGGAGTACCGAACGCGATTCACTGAACGACCTCATGGCCGACGTAACCGACGTGCTCGTCGGCAACGCCGCCGTTGCGAGAATTGGCACCCAGTTGGCGGAGGAGTGGGCGGGGCTGCACACGGGGTCCTTCTTCGCCGATCCCTCCATTGCCTTCGGGCGTGGTGAGCTTGAGGGAGTCCTGCGTCAGCTGACGGTGACCTTCTCTCCGTCGCACCACGAGGCGCCATTGCCGTTTGAACGGCTCAGCGACGGCCAGAAGTCCCTGCTGTACATCTCGATGGTGCTTGCATGGCAGGGGCTGGCTCGGCAAGTACTCGCCGGCAAGGAACCGTCGCTGGACCCCGATCGCCTGCGGCCGCCCGTCCACACCCTCATCGCGCTCGAGGAGCCCGAGAACAGCCTTGCTCCTCAATACCTTGGTCGGATCATTCGACAGCTGCGCGGAGCCTGTGAGGAGGGCGACGTGCAGGCACTCATCGCCACCCATACACCAGCACTGCTGCGCCGGGTTCACCCTGAGTCGATCTGCTTCCTCCGCCTCGACGCTCAGCGAGAAACGGCGGTGCGCCGCATCATCCTGCCTGACGACGATGAGGATGCGGCAAAATACGTCCGGGAGGCTGTCCAGGCCTACCCGGAGCTTTACTTCTCCAGGTTGGTTGTGTTGGGCGAGGGAGACAGTGAGCAGGTTGTCCTGCCACGTGTCCTGGCGGCGTCAGGTGTTGCGGAAGACGACGCATCGGTCTCTGTGGTGCCGTTAGGTGGTCGCCACGTCAATCACTTCTGGCGGTTGCTGAATGGGCTGGAGATTCCGTTCGTCACGCTACTCGACCTCGACTCGGGGCGTTTCCACGGCGGATGGGGGCGTGTTCGCAACGCGCTGCGGCAGGTCAACAAGATCAACGCGACCCCGCCGTTCAAGGAGGAGGCGATCAGTGCTCTTCCTAAGTGGAACGACGACACTGACTTCCCGAAGCTGGACGATCCCAAGTACGAGGCCGGTCGCGGTCCGGTTGCGGCGCTCGAGCGTCGAGGTGTCTTCTTCTCGGCACCTCTCGACCTTGACCTGATGATGCTTGAGGCATACCCGGATGCGTATGAAGTCGAGGAATCCACACCTGACGAGTCGACAATTGTCGCCGTGCTGGGCAAGAGCCACGTCAATGAGGACCGGCTCGGCGATGACCTCCTAGACCTGTTCGACGACTACCACGCCAAGTTCGACCTCGCGAGCAAGCCAGCGACGCACCTCGCGGCACTATCCCGGTTGACCGACGAGGAGCTCCTCAATGGTCTCCCTGACGTACTCGCCAGACTGGTCGAGCAGGTAGAGGCGAAGCTAGCGGAGTTGCCCGAGTGA